In a genomic window of Hyla sarda isolate aHylSar1 unplaced genomic scaffold, aHylSar1.hap1 scaffold_38, whole genome shotgun sequence:
- the LOC130332622 gene encoding histone H1B-like, with product MAETAPVAAPPAEPAAKSKKQPKKSAAKKSHKPSGPSVSELLVKAVSASKERSGVSLAALKKALAAGGYDVDRNNGRLKLAIKGLVTKGTLLQVKGSGASGSFKINKKQQETKDKEAKKKPAAAAKKPAAAKKSTKSPKKPKKAPSAAKSPKKAKKPAAAKSPKKPKAAPKKVTKSPAKKAAKPKAAKSPAKKAAKPKAAKSPAKKVTKAKKSAAKK from the coding sequence ATGGCAGAAACCGCACCAGTCGCTGCTCCTCCCGCCGAACCGGCCGCAAAATCCAAGAAGCAGCCGAAGAAATCAGCTGCCAAGAAAAGCCACAAACCCTCCGGTCCCAGCGTGTCCGAGCTGCTCGTTAAAGCCGTGTCCGCCTCTAAGGAGCGCAGTGGGGTGTCTCTGGCTGCCCTGAAGAAGGCTCTGGCTGCCGGAGGATACGATGTAGACCGAAACAACGGCCGCCTGAAGCTGGCCATCAAGGGGCTGGTGACCAAGGGAACCCTGCTCCAGGTGAAAGGCAGCGGCGCCTCCGGATCCTTCAAGATCAACAAGAAGCAGCAGGAGACCAAGGACAAGGAGGCCAAGAAGAAGCCGGCGGCTGCGGCCAAGAAACCTGCAGCAGCTAAGAAATCAACCAAATCCCCTAAGAAGCCAAAGAAGGCTCCGAGCGCGGCCAAGAGCCCGAAGAAAGCCAAGAAGCCTGCAGCGGCCAAGAGCCCCAAGAAGCCGAAGGCTGCCCCCAAGAAGGTGACCAAGAGCCCGGCTAAGAAGGCGGCCAAACCCAAAGCTGCCAAGAGCCCTGCTAAGAAGGCGGCCAAACCCAAAGCTGCCAAAAGCCCGGCAAAGAAGGTGACTAAAGCCAAGAAGAGCGCGGCTAAGAAATAA